From the Buteo buteo chromosome 1, bButBut1.hap1.1, whole genome shotgun sequence genome, one window contains:
- the LRRTM1 gene encoding leucine-rich repeat transmembrane neuronal protein 1, protein MDFLLIGLCLNWLLRKPPGLILCTLGIFSKMLPAVNSGCPQLCRCEGRLLYCESLNLTEMPRNLSGMMGLSLRYNSLSELHDGQFTGLMQLTWLYLDHNHICSVEGNAFQKLRRVKELTLSSNKITQLPNTTFRPMPNLRSVDLSYNNLQSLEPDLFHGLRKLTTLHMRSNAIKFVPVRIFQDCRSLKFLDIGYNQLKSLARNSFAGLFKLTELHLEHNDLVKVNLAHFPRLISLHSLCLRRNKVTIVVNTLDWIWQLEKMDLSGNEIEYIEPHVFESVPHLKSLQLDSNRLTYIDSRVLDSWKSLTSISLSANAWDCSRNVCALASWLSNFKGRYDSNLLCATPEYAQGEDVLDAVYAFHLCEDAADPTSVNTLSPVTNNSDQTFGYGSATATYDVQDGEGDRTTYAVTVTMPGENSENAVQIHKVVTGTMALIFSFLIVVLVLYVSWKCFPASLRQLRQCFVTQRRKQKQKQTMHQMAAMSAQEYYVDYKPNHIEGALVIINEYGSCSCHQQPARECEV, encoded by the coding sequence ATGGATTTCCTTCTTATTGGTCTCTGTTTAAACTGGCTGCTGAGGAAGCCCCCGGGGTTGATATTGTGTACGCTGGGTatcttttctaaaatgcttcCAGCCGTGAATAGTGGGTGTCCACAGCTATGTCGGTGTGAGGGCAGGCTTTTGTACTGTGAATCACTGAATCTTACAGAGATGCCTCGCAACCTGTCGGGCATGATGGGCTTGTCTCTGCGGTACAACAGCCTTTCAGAGCTGCATGATGGACAGTTCACAGGGTTAATGCAGCTCACGTGGCTCTATCTGGATCACAATCACATTTGCTCAGTGGAGGGGAATGCCTTTCAAAAATTGCGGCGAGTTAAAGAGCTCACCCTGAGTTCCAACAAAATAACCCAACTGCCCAACACCACTTTCCGACCCATGCCAAACTTGCGCAGTGTGGATTTATCGTACAACAACCTACAGTCTTTGGAGCCTGACCTGTTTCACGGGCTGAGAAAACTAACAACTTTGCACATGCGGTCGAACGCCATCAAGTTCGTGCCAGTGAGAATTTTTCAGGACTGTCGCAGCCTGAAGTTTCTAGACATAGGATACAATCAGTTAAAGAGCCTGGCTCGAAACTCTTTTGCAGGCTTGTTCAAACTCACTGAGCTGCACCTCGAGCACAATGACTTGGTGAAGGTGAATTTAGCCCATTTTCCCCGGCTCATCTCCCTGCACTCTCTCTGCTTGCGAAGGAATAAAGTTACCATCGTAGTAAACACTTTGGACTGGATATGGCAGCTCGAAAAAATGGACCTCTCCGGCAACGAAATCGAGTACATCGAGCCTCACGTTTTCGAAAGCGTACCTCACCTCAAATCCCTGCAGCTGGACTCCAACAGGCTGACCTACATCGACTCCCGAGTCCTGGACTCCTGGAAGTCCCTCACTAGCATCAGCCTTTCTGCCAACGCCTGGGATTGCAGCCGCAACGTTTGCGCCCTGGCCTCCTGGCTGAGCAACTTCAAGGGTCGCTACGACAGCAATCTGCTCTGTGCCACCCCCGAGTACGCGCAGGGCGAGGACGTTTTGGACGCGGTGTACGCTTTCCACTTGTGCGAAGACGCGGCGGACCCAACGAGCGTTAACACCCTCTCCCCCGTAACGAACAACAGCGACCAAACGTTCGGCTACGGCTCCGCCACCGCCACGTACGACGTGCAGGACGGCGAAGGCGACCGAACGACCTACGCCGTCACCGTGACCATGCCCGGCGAGAACTCGGAGAACGCCGTCCAGATTCACAAGGTGGTGACGGGGACCATGGCgctcattttttccttcctcatcgTGGTTTTAGTGTTGTACGTCTCCTGGAAGTGCTTTCCGGCCAGCTTGAGGCAACTAAGACAGTGCTTTGTAACACAGcgcagaaagcagaagcaaaaacaGACCATGCATCAAATGGCTGCCATGTCAGCCCAGGAGTATTACGTTGATTACAAACCCAACCACATTGAGGGAGCCCTGGTGATCATTAATGAGTACGGATCTTGTTCCTGTCACCAGCAGCCAGCGAGGGAATGCGAGGTGTGA